The DNA window TTCCCATCAAACGACAGACATCCCTAGCATACGTGCATTAGAAAATAGCATGCTCAATATCCTCCCCCACCTGCCGGCAACGAAACATCTTGGACCAATATTTATTCCACGGTGAAGAAATTTACTGTTACAAGAAATAAACCCCCTCATACATCGCCAAATGCACTCTTTAACAGGCAAAGCTTTAATCCAAAGTGCTTGCCATGGGCCATCAATGTGGAAATTTGATATATTTGAGAAAAGTCGAATAGCAACCTGATACATACCATTATGGGTGAAGTGCCAAATAATTCTATGACGGAAACCAACTAACCCGCCTGCGCAAAACCCGTTGAGTATCATAGGTAGAAAGCAACCCTTCTACCATATCAATATCCCAAGAACTGCCATCAGGGTGCAAGAAATCATAAACTTTCATACTCTTACACCCTTCAAGCGAAATAGATTCAACATAAAAAATTTCAGCAGGATCATTAAAAACATCTATCTTCGTCTTATTCTTAACTCACCATCTAACACTTTTAAAAAGCAAAGATTTCGTCTTATAAATACTTTTCCAAATGGAAGAAGAGGTTGATCTTTCCATGCATCAAGAAAACTGTACTTCgaaaaatatttaacttatattatagtaatatatattattctagatttaaatttttttatataaattatgtaatatataaaaataaaataatatattatatattaaaaataagtcAGGTCAAATAgaatatgtattttaaattagCTAATATTCTATTTagattcttttttaaaatttaatctttctgTTTAATCTCGTAAATATTAGGGTTGgataaataactaaattaaagaaTCTAAGGGTTGGataaataaccaaattaaaaattctaatctTAATCTAATTCAAAATTGTGTCAACTGAACTTCTTATATCACTTGAACTGTGTTTCAATATAAAGTATCATGTTTATATGAAGAGACGGCTTGGTATTTTCAATTTTGGTAggtttcttttccatttttttctttctggTTTGTTTGTCGCTTAGAGAAAAATCAAGAGAATTACAGAGACTCGTCACTTTTACAAAAGATTACGAAGATCAATGACTGGTAATGATGAAGGGAAAGATGATAAAGGAACAAGAATCCAAGGCCAACGCAAAAGGAAGCAACCTGATGCAGTCAGCAATATTGCGACGTTAAATTCTCTGACTAAGAAACGTCAACATCCAACATCGTTTCTTCCTCTCCCTTCTGTTACAAACCGACCGTCATTTAAGACTGCTTGCACCATATGCAAGAAGGAGATGGAATATCCTATGATTTGCATCAACGCTGAGGTTCTATGCCCTTTCTGCAATCGCTACTTTTTGGCTTCAGTTCCGCAAATTTCACAACCAAGGTTTTTCCCACCTCTCTCTTCAACTAATTCACCGGTATTCACTGATTATGATCAATATAAACTTGTACTGAGAGATCCACGTTACTTCCGTATCATGCTGGAGCTTGTATCCATTATCAAAAGCAAACTTTTCCAGTAAGCCTTTTGCTGCTTCTTGTTTCGGTCTTTTGTTATTACTTTAATGTATTCttgattttaagaatttttgtttCTCTCTGAAAATCACAGAGTTCCTACATTCCAGGGAAAAGAACTAAACTTGCATCGGATTTTCGTCGAAGTTTCTCATCGAGGTGGCATACATAAGGTAAGATGAAACAATTGTAGGACTGCAAGCAGCTCTTGGTTCTTTCTGCTggttaaatgatttttatttcaaatgtgcCATGCAGGTTATTCGGGAACGAAGACTGCAAGAAGTGTGCGCTGCACTTGCTGCAAATTTAAGTGTTGGGCTCGTATatcaaatgtatatgaaatggttgtatGACTTAGAATCTTGGTTCTTTGATTCCCCTCCTAGCGAGTATTTACAAACTTCTTCAAGTTCCATTGCTGGAGCACATCTCAAGCAAGGGGTAACAGGAACAAAACCATCAGAACAAGGCCATACATCATTTGCAGATCATTCTTTCGGTTCACTTCCCACACCATATCCGAAACAAGGGTTGATAGGAGGACAACCATCAGGACAAGGCTATTCATCATTTGCAGATCTAAATTCAGCACTTGTCAATGATCAAATAATATTGGTGGATGATGGTCAGTTGAGAAATTTTTCTTTCATATGGAATTgttatatcaaatatttattctattatgAATCCATTTCAAAGGGGCCTGAATAAACGACCAGGTACATCTCGATACTTTGCAGACGATACTCAAGACTTCGCCCCTGCTGGTTTGCGCCAATAACTTGTGTTCTTTAGTTAATATGACATAAAAGTTGGTCTCGCGTCTAATCCTACGGAACCAATGCTTGCTCTCACAGATGAGCATGGTTTATCTCTGAGCTCAGATTGGGATCCAAGTGAATGGGAAGTTCATCCTGCGGTTCCAGATGTATGTTCCCCAGGCATTGGTATGTCCAAACAAAGATTAATCATAGACTGTTGAATTTCATTATGTTATGTCTTTACATTGACAAAAGTTGCTATTGATCGCCTTTATGAAGATCCATGTCATATGAAAGGAGCTTTATCGACAAGTAATATCACCAGCATCAGAGCTGAACAGCAGCCAAGTAATGACAGAAACCGGTGAGGCTCACCAAGGCAACTCCCGACTTGGACAAGCCAAAGGCAGAGAGTGTGAGATTACATTCATTGGCGAAGGAACAGCAGCAGTTAATAATAGAATAAAAAGAAAACCAAACCAAAGAAGAAGAGTTAGGAAAAAGAGTTAGATGGTATTCCAAGGTCGaagtttttgaaattatttaaataataaaatatatagcaATTCGAGAATGCAGAAAATTATTTATATGAATAACTTCCATTTTGAGTTTTCATGAAGAACttagtaaaattttatggatgtagTTTAATATTGATTAGTTAAATGCAGTTACATGAGGCCAGGTTAAGTGTAAATATCTGGTTTATGCAAGAGACGCCATACCCTTTTCGTTTCTCAAAATTGTTAATTATCTAACAGTTTAAGAGGGgagaaaaaaaaatcctaatttgACTCTCTTCAAGTCGTCCATTTGTTCTCAAGAAACTGAAACTCGTTCAGTAAGTTGTTTTCTATGTTGTTTATATATTGCTCATGCATTTCTTCTACCTGTTTTCTTGTGAATGATTTTCAGCTGTTCTTCATCTGGGTGGGCTCCTTTTCTTGTTTTTAATGTGAAAACAGGGAAGTTTATGGTTCTCGTTTTTTCTATGCTAGTCGCTTAGCAATCAGGAGAATTAAGTTTCTTTAGTAAGCATTTGTTTCTGGATTTTTCTTATATGCTTGGTTTCTTGGACAAGTGTAGCCTATTTTTACGCCAAGATTTCAAGCAAAGATTAGGAGGACTAATGCAGTGTTGAAGATTTGTTTCAGATATCATATAATCTAGTTATTTTTAGATATAATCATAACTttgatttattttagaatttttagatatttttgttAAAGATTATGATTTTGTTATTAGCCTAT is part of the Gossypium hirsutum isolate 1008001.06 chromosome D11, Gossypium_hirsutum_v2.1, whole genome shotgun sequence genome and encodes:
- the LOC121223782 gene encoding uncharacterized protein isoform X2 yields the protein MTGNDEGKDDKGTRIQGQRKRKQPDAVSNIATLNSLTKKRQHPTSFLPLPSVTNRPSFKTACTICKKEMEYPMICINAEVLCPFCNRYFLASVPQISQPRFFPPLSSTNSPVFTDYDQYKLVLRDPRYFRIMLELVSIIKSKLFQVPTFQGKELNLHRIFVEVSHRGGIHKVIRERRLQEVCAALAANLSVGLVYQMYMKWLYDLESWFFDSPPSEYLQTSSSSIAGAHLKQGVTGTKPSEQGHTSFADHSFGSLPTPYPKQGLIGGQPSGQGYSSFADLNSALVNDQIILVDDDDTQDFAPADEHGLSLSSDWDPSEWEVHPAVPDVCSPGIDPCHMKGALSTSNITSIRAEQQPSNDRNR
- the LOC121223782 gene encoding uncharacterized protein isoform X1 produces the protein MTGNDEGKDDKGTRIQGQRKRKQPDAVSNIATLNSLTKKRQHPTSFLPLPSVTNRPSFKTACTICKKEMEYPMICINAEVLCPFCNRYFLASVPQISQPRFFPPLSSTNSPVFTDYDQYKLVLRDPRYFRIMLELVSIIKSKLFQVPTFQGKELNLHRIFVEVSHRGGIHKVIRERRLQEVCAALAANLSVGLVYQMYMKWLYDLESWFFDSPPSEYLQTSSSSIAGAHLKQGVTGTKPSEQGHTSFADHSFGSLPTPYPKQGLIGGQPSGQGYSSFADLNSALVNDQIILVDDGTSRYFADDTQDFAPADEHGLSLSSDWDPSEWEVHPAVPDVCSPGIDPCHMKGALSTSNITSIRAEQQPSNDRNR